Proteins encoded within one genomic window of Enterococcus haemoperoxidus ATCC BAA-382:
- a CDS encoding GNAT family N-acetyltransferase has protein sequence MSLLKESAEWLKEQGSDQWSDVLQGEDKHGLATAVSKGEVFFFYNSMNQLVGMAAAWKTPTEWDKLLWKDFGFDQKAYYLHRVIIRPAYRGKSYGKELLNELKRKFSGEVSDLRLDCLASNEKLMQFYQENEFINVGSSNDWNGNEFELFSYEI, from the coding sequence ATGTCTTTATTGAAAGAAAGTGCTGAATGGTTGAAAGAGCAAGGCAGTGATCAATGGTCAGATGTTTTACAGGGAGAAGACAAGCATGGATTGGCAACAGCTGTGTCCAAAGGAGAAGTCTTTTTCTTCTATAATAGTATGAATCAATTAGTCGGAATGGCAGCAGCTTGGAAAACACCAACAGAATGGGATAAATTACTTTGGAAAGATTTTGGGTTTGATCAAAAGGCGTACTACCTTCATCGTGTGATTATCCGTCCTGCTTACAGAGGGAAATCTTATGGAAAAGAGTTACTGAACGAATTAAAACGAAAGTTTAGTGGTGAAGTATCAGATTTACGTCTAGATTGTTTAGCTAGTAATGAGAAGTTAATGCAGTTTTATCAAGAGAATGAATTTATTAATGTTGGAAGTTCAAATGATTGGAATGGGAATGAATTCGAACTATTTTCATACGAAATATAA
- a CDS encoding CvfD/Ygs/GSP13 family RNA-binding post-transcriptional regulator produces the protein MEYKIGMILNGTITGLQPYGAFVSLSDTVQGLIHVSEVQAGYTKNIHSLLVIGQKVEVQVIDIDEYSKKISLSLRTLEPQIQQPNHRRKKYFTNKNKKIGFETLEKELPIWTDEAMDKLLEK, from the coding sequence ATGGAATACAAAATAGGGATGATTCTTAATGGAACAATTACAGGTCTGCAGCCTTATGGTGCATTTGTTTCATTAAGTGATACAGTTCAAGGTTTGATACACGTTTCAGAAGTACAGGCGGGGTACACTAAAAACATTCACAGTTTATTGGTCATTGGACAAAAAGTAGAAGTTCAAGTGATTGATATCGATGAATATTCAAAAAAAATCAGCTTGTCTTTAAGAACGTTAGAACCTCAAATACAACAACCGAATCATAGACGCAAAAAATACTTCACGAATAAAAATAAGAAAATCGGCTTTGAGACTTTAGAAAAAGAGCTTCCTATATGGACTGATGAAGCAATGGATAAATTACTTGAGAAATAA
- a CDS encoding MalY/PatB family protein yields MVEFDTVYNRCNTNSSKWDSVKDTYGEDDLLPMWIADMDFKANLPVLDALKKTAEQGILGYSPAPDSLYEAIQSWQKRHHDYLISKEAILFNSGVVPSLSLAIQAYTEPGDAILIHDPVYPPFAKVVEQNNRKLVRSQLLIDHEHFVMDLEKMEKQIIAENVRLFILCNPHNPGGRVWTKSELEAFGKLCAKYDVLVISDEIHQDLIFAPHVFTTFTNVHPTFKEFSITLTAATKTFNLAGIKNSMIFIENPDLRKKFVAAQERNFQNEINVFGYVGTQAAYQHGDIWLEELLVYLKENIDTVSEFLKTELSEVKMMHPEGTYLIWLDFSAFNLTDAQLQKQLIHKGKVVLNPGISFGPKGTQHMRLNVACPKETLLEGLNRIKQSFK; encoded by the coding sequence ATGGTAGAATTTGATACAGTCTATAACCGTTGCAATACAAATAGTTCCAAGTGGGACTCCGTTAAAGATACCTATGGAGAAGACGACTTATTACCGATGTGGATAGCCGACATGGATTTCAAAGCGAATCTGCCTGTGTTAGATGCACTAAAGAAAACAGCGGAACAAGGTATTCTGGGCTACTCTCCTGCTCCTGATTCATTATATGAAGCAATTCAGAGCTGGCAAAAACGACATCATGATTATTTAATCAGTAAAGAAGCGATTCTTTTTAATAGTGGCGTTGTGCCAAGTCTATCTTTAGCTATTCAAGCATACACTGAACCTGGGGATGCTATTTTGATTCATGATCCTGTTTATCCTCCATTTGCAAAAGTTGTTGAGCAAAACAATCGTAAACTGGTTCGCAGTCAGTTATTAATAGACCACGAGCACTTTGTTATGGATTTGGAAAAGATGGAAAAACAAATCATTGCTGAAAATGTCCGGCTGTTTATTCTTTGTAATCCTCATAATCCAGGTGGACGTGTTTGGACAAAAAGTGAGCTTGAGGCTTTTGGTAAACTATGTGCAAAATATGACGTGCTTGTTATTAGCGATGAAATCCATCAAGATTTGATTTTTGCTCCTCATGTATTCACGACATTCACAAATGTTCACCCAACATTCAAAGAGTTCTCGATTACTTTGACCGCTGCAACTAAAACGTTTAATCTAGCTGGTATTAAAAACTCTATGATTTTCATTGAAAATCCTGATTTACGGAAAAAATTTGTTGCTGCACAAGAACGAAATTTCCAGAACGAAATTAATGTCTTTGGTTATGTAGGAACACAAGCTGCATATCAGCATGGTGATATTTGGTTAGAGGAGCTACTTGTTTACTTAAAAGAAAATATTGATACAGTTAGCGAGTTCTTAAAAACTGAACTTTCTGAAGTTAAAATGATGCATCCTGAAGGAACTTATCTAATCTGGTTAGATTTTTCTGCTTTTAATCTGACCGATGCACAATTACAAAAACAACTGATTCATAAAGGGAAAGTCGTTTTAAATCCCGGGATTTCTTTCGGGCCTAAGGGGACACAACATATGCGCTTAAATGTTGCTTGTCCAAAAGAAACACTCTTAGAAGGTTTAAACAGAATAAAACAATCTTTTAAATAG
- a CDS encoding peptidylprolyl isomerase, which yields MSEFPQLDLANEKGPKAVIKTNRGDITVQLFPEHAPKTVENFVQLAKKGYYDGVIFHRVIPDFMIQGGDPTGTGMGGESIYGEKFEDEFSKDVFNLRGALSMANAGPNTNGSQFFIVNNQNVPANMMGQLEGAGFPTEVIEAYKKGGTPWLDFRHTVFGHVVEGMDVVDEIGGVQRDSQDRPTFDVVIDKVEISE from the coding sequence ATGTCAGAATTTCCACAATTAGATTTAGCAAATGAAAAAGGACCTAAAGCCGTGATAAAAACCAACCGCGGAGATATCACTGTTCAACTTTTTCCAGAACATGCTCCAAAAACAGTTGAAAACTTTGTTCAACTAGCGAAAAAAGGTTATTACGATGGTGTGATTTTTCACCGTGTTATCCCTGACTTCATGATCCAAGGTGGCGATCCTACTGGAACAGGTATGGGTGGTGAAAGTATTTACGGCGAAAAATTTGAAGATGAATTTTCTAAAGATGTTTTCAATTTGCGTGGTGCATTATCAATGGCAAATGCTGGACCAAACACTAATGGCAGCCAATTTTTCATCGTCAATAACCAAAATGTTCCAGCAAACATGATGGGGCAATTAGAAGGTGCAGGTTTCCCTACAGAAGTTATCGAAGCTTATAAAAAAGGCGGAACACCATGGTTAGATTTCCGTCATACGGTTTTTGGTCATGTAGTGGAAGGTATGGATGTTGTGGATGAAATCGGTGGAGTGCAAAGAGACTCTCAAGATCGTCCGACATTTGATGTAGTCATCGACAAAGTAGAAATCAGCGAATAA
- a CDS encoding NAD(P)/FAD-dependent oxidoreductase yields MSDSKNIYDLTIVGAGPVGLFAAFYAGIRKAKTKIIDSLPQLGGQLSTLYPEKYIYDVPGFPAIKASELIENLEKQIAPFAHETCLEEEVRNLVQEDGYLRIETSKGVHYSKAVIFAIGNGSFQPRRLTIDGAAELEGNHVHYYVTDMNKFSGKKVAIAGGGDSAIDWALMLEPIAEEVSIIHRRPEFRGHEHSVDNLKNSEVSIYTPYVIDQLLVENNSFKGIQLKETKADNFEKLDLDSLIINYGFTSSLSHLKDWGLDVSRNAIEVNSDMSTNIPGVYAVGDICNYDGKVKLIATGFGEAPTAVNNALHFVKPDTRTQPMHSTSLFEGKEANML; encoded by the coding sequence ATGTCTGACTCAAAAAATATATATGATTTAACGATTGTTGGCGCTGGTCCTGTCGGTCTTTTCGCCGCTTTTTATGCAGGAATTCGTAAAGCGAAAACTAAAATTATCGATAGCTTGCCTCAACTTGGCGGACAGCTCTCAACGCTTTACCCTGAAAAATATATTTATGATGTTCCTGGTTTTCCTGCAATCAAAGCGAGTGAACTAATCGAGAATTTAGAAAAACAAATTGCTCCTTTTGCACATGAAACTTGTTTAGAAGAAGAAGTGAGAAATTTGGTGCAAGAAGATGGTTACTTGCGGATTGAAACATCAAAAGGTGTTCACTACTCTAAAGCCGTTATCTTTGCCATTGGAAATGGTTCGTTCCAACCTAGACGTTTAACGATTGATGGTGCAGCTGAACTTGAAGGAAACCATGTTCATTATTATGTTACTGATATGAATAAATTTTCTGGAAAGAAAGTTGCTATCGCTGGTGGTGGTGATTCTGCTATTGATTGGGCCTTAATGTTGGAACCTATCGCAGAAGAAGTTTCGATCATTCATCGTCGTCCTGAGTTTCGTGGACACGAACACAGCGTGGACAACTTGAAAAATTCTGAGGTATCTATTTATACACCTTATGTTATTGACCAACTTTTAGTAGAAAATAATTCATTCAAAGGTATTCAATTGAAAGAAACAAAAGCGGATAATTTTGAAAAGCTTGATTTAGATTCTTTAATCATCAATTATGGATTTACTTCATCCTTAAGTCATTTAAAAGACTGGGGCTTGGATGTTAGCCGAAACGCAATCGAAGTCAACTCGGATATGTCAACCAATATCCCTGGTGTTTATGCAGTTGGTGATATTTGCAACTACGATGGCAAAGTCAAATTGATTGCAACTGGTTTTGGTGAGGCACCGACTGCTGTCAACAACGCTCTACATTTTGTTAAACCAGATACTCGAACTCAACCGATGCATAGTACTAGTTTATTTGAAGGAAAAGAAGCGAATATGCTTTAA
- a CDS encoding DUF1450 domain-containing protein encodes MNPLIECCEQNLAKGAELLLSDPFIEENGDVISYSCMNECVLCAQTYFVLFEGERITGETPEELVLNIKKAIVLWQEEMG; translated from the coding sequence ATGAATCCACTAATAGAATGTTGCGAACAAAATTTGGCTAAGGGCGCAGAGCTGTTGTTAAGTGATCCTTTTATTGAAGAAAATGGCGATGTAATCTCTTATTCTTGTATGAATGAATGTGTTCTTTGCGCTCAAACTTACTTTGTATTGTTTGAAGGAGAACGAATCACTGGAGAAACACCAGAAGAACTGGTGCTTAACATAAAAAAAGCGATTGTACTTTGGCAAGAAGAAATGGGATAA
- a CDS encoding phosphatidylglycerophosphatase A family protein — MVIKGETLEQKARQLLKERGVEMEDLVELVLFLQQPYIEDLDVATCIEHIDSVLSKREVHNTIITGIQLDILAEEKKLLHPLQEILEEDEGLYGIDEILALSIVNVYGSIGFTNYGYIDKVKPGILAKLNSHEGPQVHTFLDDIVGAIAAAAASRLAHSQPDKSMITQ; from the coding sequence TTGGTAATAAAAGGTGAAACATTGGAACAGAAAGCGCGACAATTATTAAAAGAGCGTGGTGTTGAGATGGAGGATTTGGTAGAATTGGTTTTATTCTTACAACAACCTTATATAGAAGATCTTGATGTGGCAACTTGTATTGAACATATTGATAGTGTTTTATCAAAGCGTGAAGTGCATAACACGATTATTACGGGTATTCAATTAGATATTTTAGCTGAGGAAAAAAAATTACTTCATCCTTTACAAGAGATTTTAGAAGAAGATGAAGGTCTTTACGGTATCGATGAAATTTTAGCGCTCTCAATCGTTAATGTCTATGGTTCGATTGGCTTTACAAATTACGGCTATATCGATAAAGTAAAACCTGGTATTTTAGCTAAGTTGAATTCTCATGAAGGACCGCAAGTTCATACTTTTTTAGATGATATCGTGGGCGCAATTGCTGCAGCCGCTGCTAGTCGTTTAGCTCATTCTCAACCAGATAAAAGTATGATCACACAGTGA